A part of Phaenicophaeus curvirostris isolate KB17595 chromosome 29, BPBGC_Pcur_1.0, whole genome shotgun sequence genomic DNA contains:
- the ADAMTS4 gene encoding A disintegrin and metalloproteinase with thrombospondin motifs 4 isoform X2, which produces MEGGPPCWGPWDGGVPGAGVPLPAPAPRQRFASVPRFVELLVVADETMARFHGEGLRPYLLTVLATAARAFRHGSLGNAVELRVKRLLVLGEGTPGPPRTSNAAQMLRSFCQWQQGLNHPDEDSPHHFDTAVLFTRQDLCGASTCDTLGMADVGTACDPARSCAIVEDDGLPAAVTAAHELGHVFNMLHDTSPPCRQLNGRDGAARRVMAPVLASLDPGEMWSPCSARFITDFLDNGHGHCLLNKPSEWLQLPSALPGSVYPVQRQCQLAFGPDSRHCGDQQPPCAALWCSGHAGGRAVCQTKHFPWADGTPCAPGRVCMDGVCVGTTRVRELTTPQDGSWGPWGPWGECSRSCGGGVQLSHRNCSAPAPRHGGRFCEGRRTRFQSCNVDECEGSSPLAFREQQCAAFNHRPELVRGLPAPSDWVPRYSGVAERDRCKLTCQSETLGYYHVLQPRVVDGTPCSPEGTGVCVQGRCVPAGCDRVIGSKKKFDKCMRCGGDGSGCTKVYGSFGKARFGYNDVVTIPAGATHLLVRQIGDAAFLALRRPSGGPMLNGGFVLVPSPTDVALAGGTALRYSGATAPTETLAARGPLTEPLVLQALAVDERQPARVKFSFFVPRRPDGAWETQKAQILEILRQRRRGK; this is translated from the exons ATGGAGGG GGGTCCCCCGTGCTGGGGTCCCTGGGATGGAGGGGTCCCCGGTGCTGGGGTCCCCCTCCCAGCGCCCGCTCCCCGGCAGCGCTTCGCCTCGGTGCCGCGCTTcgtggagctgctggtggtggcGGACGAGACGATGGCGCGATTCCACGGCGAGGGGCTCCGGCCGTACCTGCTGACGGTGCTGGCGACGGCCGCGCGGGCCTTCCGGCACGGCAGCCTGGGCAACGCGGTGGAGCTGCGGGTGAAGCGGCTGCTGGTGCTGGGCGAGGgcaccccgggacccccccgcaCCTCCAACGCCGCCCAGATGCTCCGGAGCTTCTGCCAGTGGCAGCAGGGGCTCAACCACCCCGACGAGGACAGTCCCCACCACTTCGACACCGCCGTCCTCTTCACCCGGCag GACCTGTGCGGGGCGTCCACCTGCGACACGCTGGGCATGGCGGACGTGGGCACGGCGTGCGACCCCGCGCGGAGCTGCGCCATCGTGGAGGACGACGGGCTGCCCGCCGCCGTCACGGCCGCCCACGAGCTGG GGCACGTGTTCAACATGCTGCACGACACCTCCCCGCCGTGCCGCCAGCTCAACGGCCGCGACGGAGCCGCGCGCCGCGTCATGGCCCCCGTCCTGGCCTCGCTGGACCCCGGGGAGATGTGGTCGCCCTGCAGCGCCCGCTTCATCACCGACTTCTTGGACAACGGCCACG GTCACTGCCTCCTGAACAAACCCTCGGAGTGGCTGCAGCTGCCATCGGCGCTGCCGGGCAGCGTGTACCCGGTGCAGCGGCAATGCCAGCTGGCCTTCGGGCCCGACTCGCGGCACTGCGGGGACCAGCAGCCGCCCTGCGCCGCGCTCTGGTGCTCCGGCCACGCCGGCGGCCGCGCTGTCTGCCAAACCAAGCACTTCCCGTGGGCCGACGGCACCCCCTGCGCACCGGGGCGTGTCTGCATGGACGGTGTCTGCGTCGGCACCACCCGCGTGCGGGAGCTCACG ACGCCCCAGGACGGCAGTTGGGGCCCGTGGGGCCCGTGGGGCGAGTGCTCGCGGAGCTGCGGCGGCGGCGTCCAGCTCTCCCACCGTAACTGCTCGGCGCCGGCACCGCGCCACGGCGGCCGCTTCTGCGAGGGGAGGAGGACGCGGTTCCAGTCGTGCAACGTGGACGAGTGCGAGGGCAGCAGCC CCCTGGCGTTCCGGGAGCAGCAATGCGCCGCGTTCAACCACCGCCCCGAGCTGGTGCGAGGGCTGCCGGCGCCCTCGGACTGGGTGCCGCGCTACAGCGGCGTCGCCGAGCGGGACCGCTGCAAGCTGACCTGCCAGTCCGAGACTCTGGGCTACTACCACGTCCTGCAGCCGCGG GTCGTCGACGGGACCCCCTGCTCGCCCGAGGGCACCGGCGTGTGCGTGCAGGGCCGCTGCGTCCCCGCCGGCTGCGACCGCGTCATCGGCTCCAAGAAGAAGTTCGACAAGTGCATGCGGTGCGGCGGCGACGGCTCCGGGTGCACCAAGGTCTACGGGTCCTTCGGCAAAGCCCG CTTCGGCTACAACGACGTGGTGACCATCCCGGCGGGCGCCACGCACCTCCTGGTGCGGCAAATCGGCGACGCGGCCTTCCTGGCGCTGCGGCGTCCGTCCGGCGGCCCCATGCTCAACGGCGGCTTCGTCCTCGTGCCGTCCCCGACCGACGTGGCGCTGGCCGGCGGCACGGCCCTGCGCTACAGCGGAGCCACCGCGCCCACCGAGACGCTGGCGGCGCGGGGGCCGCTGACGGAGCCGCTGGTGCTGCAGGCGCTGGCGGTGGACGAGCGGCAGCCGGCGCGGGTGAAGTTCAGCTTCTTCGTGCCGCGACGCCCCGACGGCGCCTGGGAGACGCAGAAAGCCCAGATCCTGGAGATCCTCCGGCAGCGCCGGCGCGGGAAGTAG
- the ADAMTS4 gene encoding A disintegrin and metalloproteinase with thrombospondin motifs 4 isoform X1 → MLRSLLAAVAVAVAVAVSVAAAAPGPSCPVTAPGGPGTEPRVRPTPRRTRRFASVPRFVELLVVADETMARFHGEGLRPYLLTVLATAARAFRHGSLGNAVELRVKRLLVLGEGTPGPPRTSNAAQMLRSFCQWQQGLNHPDEDSPHHFDTAVLFTRQDLCGASTCDTLGMADVGTACDPARSCAIVEDDGLPAAVTAAHELGHVFNMLHDTSPPCRQLNGRDGAARRVMAPVLASLDPGEMWSPCSARFITDFLDNGHGHCLLNKPSEWLQLPSALPGSVYPVQRQCQLAFGPDSRHCGDQQPPCAALWCSGHAGGRAVCQTKHFPWADGTPCAPGRVCMDGVCVGTTRVRELTTPQDGSWGPWGPWGECSRSCGGGVQLSHRNCSAPAPRHGGRFCEGRRTRFQSCNVDECEGSSPLAFREQQCAAFNHRPELVRGLPAPSDWVPRYSGVAERDRCKLTCQSETLGYYHVLQPRVVDGTPCSPEGTGVCVQGRCVPAGCDRVIGSKKKFDKCMRCGGDGSGCTKVYGSFGKARFGYNDVVTIPAGATHLLVRQIGDAAFLALRRPSGGPMLNGGFVLVPSPTDVALAGGTALRYSGATAPTETLAARGPLTEPLVLQALAVDERQPARVKFSFFVPRRPDGAWETQKAQILEILRQRRRGK, encoded by the exons ATGCTCCGCTCCCTCCTGGCCGCTGTCGCTGTCGCTGTCGCCGTCGCGGTTTCTGTCGCCGCTGCCGCCCCGGGTCCCTCGTGTCCCGTTACGGCCCCGGGGGGACCCGGGACCGAGCCCCGAGTGCGACCGACCCCGCGCAGAACCAGG CGCTTCGCCTCGGTGCCGCGCTTcgtggagctgctggtggtggcGGACGAGACGATGGCGCGATTCCACGGCGAGGGGCTCCGGCCGTACCTGCTGACGGTGCTGGCGACGGCCGCGCGGGCCTTCCGGCACGGCAGCCTGGGCAACGCGGTGGAGCTGCGGGTGAAGCGGCTGCTGGTGCTGGGCGAGGgcaccccgggacccccccgcaCCTCCAACGCCGCCCAGATGCTCCGGAGCTTCTGCCAGTGGCAGCAGGGGCTCAACCACCCCGACGAGGACAGTCCCCACCACTTCGACACCGCCGTCCTCTTCACCCGGCag GACCTGTGCGGGGCGTCCACCTGCGACACGCTGGGCATGGCGGACGTGGGCACGGCGTGCGACCCCGCGCGGAGCTGCGCCATCGTGGAGGACGACGGGCTGCCCGCCGCCGTCACGGCCGCCCACGAGCTGG GGCACGTGTTCAACATGCTGCACGACACCTCCCCGCCGTGCCGCCAGCTCAACGGCCGCGACGGAGCCGCGCGCCGCGTCATGGCCCCCGTCCTGGCCTCGCTGGACCCCGGGGAGATGTGGTCGCCCTGCAGCGCCCGCTTCATCACCGACTTCTTGGACAACGGCCACG GTCACTGCCTCCTGAACAAACCCTCGGAGTGGCTGCAGCTGCCATCGGCGCTGCCGGGCAGCGTGTACCCGGTGCAGCGGCAATGCCAGCTGGCCTTCGGGCCCGACTCGCGGCACTGCGGGGACCAGCAGCCGCCCTGCGCCGCGCTCTGGTGCTCCGGCCACGCCGGCGGCCGCGCTGTCTGCCAAACCAAGCACTTCCCGTGGGCCGACGGCACCCCCTGCGCACCGGGGCGTGTCTGCATGGACGGTGTCTGCGTCGGCACCACCCGCGTGCGGGAGCTCACG ACGCCCCAGGACGGCAGTTGGGGCCCGTGGGGCCCGTGGGGCGAGTGCTCGCGGAGCTGCGGCGGCGGCGTCCAGCTCTCCCACCGTAACTGCTCGGCGCCGGCACCGCGCCACGGCGGCCGCTTCTGCGAGGGGAGGAGGACGCGGTTCCAGTCGTGCAACGTGGACGAGTGCGAGGGCAGCAGCC CCCTGGCGTTCCGGGAGCAGCAATGCGCCGCGTTCAACCACCGCCCCGAGCTGGTGCGAGGGCTGCCGGCGCCCTCGGACTGGGTGCCGCGCTACAGCGGCGTCGCCGAGCGGGACCGCTGCAAGCTGACCTGCCAGTCCGAGACTCTGGGCTACTACCACGTCCTGCAGCCGCGG GTCGTCGACGGGACCCCCTGCTCGCCCGAGGGCACCGGCGTGTGCGTGCAGGGCCGCTGCGTCCCCGCCGGCTGCGACCGCGTCATCGGCTCCAAGAAGAAGTTCGACAAGTGCATGCGGTGCGGCGGCGACGGCTCCGGGTGCACCAAGGTCTACGGGTCCTTCGGCAAAGCCCG CTTCGGCTACAACGACGTGGTGACCATCCCGGCGGGCGCCACGCACCTCCTGGTGCGGCAAATCGGCGACGCGGCCTTCCTGGCGCTGCGGCGTCCGTCCGGCGGCCCCATGCTCAACGGCGGCTTCGTCCTCGTGCCGTCCCCGACCGACGTGGCGCTGGCCGGCGGCACGGCCCTGCGCTACAGCGGAGCCACCGCGCCCACCGAGACGCTGGCGGCGCGGGGGCCGCTGACGGAGCCGCTGGTGCTGCAGGCGCTGGCGGTGGACGAGCGGCAGCCGGCGCGGGTGAAGTTCAGCTTCTTCGTGCCGCGACGCCCCGACGGCGCCTGGGAGACGCAGAAAGCCCAGATCCTGGAGATCCTCCGGCAGCGCCGGCGCGGGAAGTAG